A single region of the Triticum dicoccoides isolate Atlit2015 ecotype Zavitan chromosome 2B, WEW_v2.0, whole genome shotgun sequence genome encodes:
- the LOC119364011 gene encoding uncharacterized protein LOC119364011 isoform X1, with product MHEIATAADLARKTRTRSQSAAPPLPRCSRRRRTRETPVTVTAVVDHQDSAACTATAVPQIRHGSPGRDYRRSLGHRRQRRLRYQRPTAAPQISATGGDLRSTSRRHIPGTSLPHPPTLYPPPLQRPVRPCPSDLSGRDQGWLCIPTPLFSIDPPSPQGESSLEGGSDDAERNHGGLGARGEDVGVGGLRDHQIVEEEEGIVLGGGTDSDYQEIPIWLTC from the exons ATGCACGAGATCGCCACTGCCGCGGACCTCGCAAGGAAGACACGGACGAGATCCCAATCCGCTGCTCCTCCTCTCCCGagatgcagccgccgccgccgaaccaGGGAGACACCAGTGACCGTCACCGCCGTCGTGGATCACCAGGACTCCGCCGCCTGCACCGCCACCGCCGTGCCTCAGATACGTCACGGATCACCGGGACGCGACTATCGCAGATCACTAGGACACCGCCGGCAGCGGCGCCTGAGATACCAGCGACCGACGGCGGCGCCTCAAATATCGGCGACCGGCGGTGATCTAAGATCAACGAGTCGGCGCCACATCCCTGGTACTTCCCTCCCCCATCCGCCAACCCTCTACCCTCCCCCTCTACAAAGGCCAGTGCGGCCCTGTCCGTCCGACCTTTCCGGACGTGACCAAGGATGGTTGTGCATCCCGACGCCTCTCTTCTCCATTGATCCCCCATCTCCTCAAGGTGAATCTTCTCTAGAAG GAGGATCTGATGATGCCGAACGCAACCATGGAGGACTAGGAGCACGGGGAGAGGATGTGGGAGTGGGTGGTCTCCGTG ATCATCAAATtgttgaggaggaagaaggcattgtGCTTGGAGGCGGGACTGACAGTGACTATCAAGAGATACCTATATGGTTAACCTGTTGA
- the LOC119364011 gene encoding uncharacterized protein LOC119364011 isoform X2 produces MHEIATAADLARKTRTRSQSAAPPLPRCSRRRRTRETPVTVTAVVDHQDSAACTATAVPQIRHGSPGRDYRRSLGHRRQRRLRYQRPTAAPQISATGGDLRSTSRRHIPGTSLPHPPTLYPPPLQRPVRPCPSDLSGRDQGWLCIPTPLFSIDPPSPQGESSLEGGSDDAERNHGGLGARGEDVGVGGLRGLA; encoded by the exons ATGCACGAGATCGCCACTGCCGCGGACCTCGCAAGGAAGACACGGACGAGATCCCAATCCGCTGCTCCTCCTCTCCCGagatgcagccgccgccgccgaaccaGGGAGACACCAGTGACCGTCACCGCCGTCGTGGATCACCAGGACTCCGCCGCCTGCACCGCCACCGCCGTGCCTCAGATACGTCACGGATCACCGGGACGCGACTATCGCAGATCACTAGGACACCGCCGGCAGCGGCGCCTGAGATACCAGCGACCGACGGCGGCGCCTCAAATATCGGCGACCGGCGGTGATCTAAGATCAACGAGTCGGCGCCACATCCCTGGTACTTCCCTCCCCCATCCGCCAACCCTCTACCCTCCCCCTCTACAAAGGCCAGTGCGGCCCTGTCCGTCCGACCTTTCCGGACGTGACCAAGGATGGTTGTGCATCCCGACGCCTCTCTTCTCCATTGATCCCCCATCTCCTCAAGGTGAATCTTCTCTAGAAG GAGGATCTGATGATGCCGAACGCAACCATGGAGGACTAGGAGCACGGGGAGAGGATGTGGGAGTGGGTGGTCTCCGTG GTTTAGCTTGA